In Bombus pascuorum chromosome 13, iyBomPasc1.1, whole genome shotgun sequence, a single genomic region encodes these proteins:
- the LOC132913565 gene encoding uncharacterized protein LOC132913565, with translation FVSGYTRKCPYYYVDKRRREGQSCMPTFEYDGLRPRFRTLMKPWSLPCNLYDVKHPKSLQTYLGKVTGKRGLYDLFTGPRDESTIKGYFATVKLEDHGDWPRSLPAEMDKLLRKSYYFKGRWTTCPRFPKVSGTRTMLTDLALCYKDPKEPGPGHYDPKSPRKPKNTKNYPFNINVEFVRPGPLWEIPGPGRYKIKDTRTIEGNGWTFVFKSKAPRTDFIRIPIYNAF, from the exons TTTGTTTCAGGGTATACAAGGAAGTGTCCTTATTACTACGTGGACAAAAGAAGACGCGAGGGACAGTCTTGCATGCCAACTTTTGAATACGATGGTTTGCGGCCTAGATTCCGTACTCTAATGAAACCTTGGTCGCTGCCATGCAACTT GTACGACGTGAAACATCCAAAATCTCTTCAAACTTACCTGGGGAAGGTTACTGGAAAAAGAGGACTCTACGATTTGTTCACAG GGCCAAGGGATGAAAGCACGATTAAGGGCTATTTTGCAACTGTGAAATTGGAGGATCATGGAGACTGGCCTAGATCGTTACCAGCAGAAATGGACAAATTGTTGCGCAAATCGTATTATTTTAAGGGACGTTGGACTACCTGTCCAAG ATTTCCTAAGGTGTCTGGTACCAGAACGATGTTGACAGATCTAGCGTTATGTTACAAAGATCCAAAGGAACCAGGACCTGGCCATTACGACCCAAAATCACCAAGGAAACCAAAAAACACGAAGAATTATCCTTTTAATATAAACGTTGAATTTGTCAGACCAGGTCCATTATGGGAAATTCCTGGCCCAGGAAGATACAAAATCAAAGATACGCGAACTATAGAAGGAAACGGATGGACATTTGTCTTCAAAAGCAAGGCGCCACGCACAGATTTTATTAGAATCCCTATCTACAatgctttttaa
- the LOC132913398 gene encoding uncharacterized protein LOC132913398, with protein MSCGTKRQSFKICRCACKWRCQCLIPRLKKPGAPFGTGSERDAHIGLHPKFYTNDPVSSVAVGSYDPLIPESKSTGISWKKELESEEFSRTMGERVEEYATQRYLMKTGRGPGTHEIPQWPDIILNEACKAVRRDVGFGTVALFQPAWPSTTPGPGELFEIISLWI; from the exons aTGTCTTGTGGAACCAAAAGGCAGTCGTTTAAAATTTGTCGATGTGCGTGCAAATGGCGATGCCAATGCCTAATTCCACGCTTGAAGAAGCCTGGTGCTCCATTCGGTACCGGATCAGAACGCGACGCACACATTGGATTACACCCAAAATTCTACACAAACGATCCAGTGTCATCAGTAGCAGTGGGATCGTACGATCCTTTGATTCCTGAAAGCAAATCCACTGGCATCAG CTGGAAGAAGGAGTTGGAGTCTGAAGAATTTTCGAGGACAATGGGAGAAAGAGTAGAAGAATATGCGACACAGAGATACTTGATGAAGACAGGACGTGGTCCAGGAACTCACGAAATACCCCAGTGGCCTGATATCATCCTGAACGAAGCTTGCAAGGCTGTTAGAAGAGACGTTGGATTTGGAACTGTTGCCCTTTTCCAACCTGCTTGGCCATCGACTACTCCTGGGCCAGgcgaattattcgaaattatttctttatggATATAA